The segment GtcccagcaccccacagcagGTCCAAGACCCCACAGCAGGTCCAGGCATCCATTGCAGTAGNNNNNNNNNNCAGCAGGTCCAAGACCCCACAGCAGGTCCAGGCATCCATTGCAGTAGGTCCAAGACCCCACGGCAGTGGGTCCAAGCACCCCACAGCAAGTCCAAGACCCCATAGCAGGTCCCATCACCCCATCCCAGGTCCCAGCACCCATCACAGCAGGTCCAAGACCCCCCTACAGGTCCCAGCTCCCCATCCCACATCCCAGCACCCATCGCAATGGGTCCAAGCGCCCCTCAGCACCTCCCCGGCGCCGTCACCCCATCCCCTTCGCACCTTTGGGGCTCAGGTCCATGCCCTCCACGTAGAAGACGCCGTTGCGCAGGGCGATCTCTTGCAGGATGATGCCAAAGCTGTACACGTCGCCCTTCTGCGAGCCCCGCGCCGGCGGCGCCTCCATCCGCAGCAGCTCGGGCGCcgtccacagcttctctgcgGCACCAGGGACGGGGTCGGGCCGGGCAGGGACCCCGGGGACGGGGGCGGCAGGGCACGGGGGCGCTGCTCACTGGCGAAGAGCGCGTGGGAGTCCTCGCCGTCGGGGGCCGCGCGGAAGCTCTCCAGCCCGTAGTCGGTGATCTTCAGCACGAAGCGGCTGTCCACCACGCAGTTGGAGGACTTGAGGTTCCCGTGGGAGATGATGACGCCGTTGTGCAGGAACTGCATGCCCTGGACGGGACGATGGACGGGTGGGTGCGTGGGTGGGTGCGTGGGTAGATGATGGGTGGATGATGGGTGGACGGACGGAGGGTGCTCGGACCCGGTCCCCCCGCCCCGTGGGGACCCCCGTGGGAAGCATCTCATTACCTTAACGATGTCGTGGGTGAGGGAGTAGCGGAACATCCAGTCCAGCGTGATGCTCTCGTTCTCCAGGATGTCCTGGGGGTGCACGGGGGTCACCTCGCTGCTCTACCCCACCACGGGCAGACCCGCGGGGCGATGCAGCCTGAAGGCAGGGGGCTGGCCCCGTGCAGCCCCGACGCTGGGTGACGGGCTCCTGTCGGGGAGCGGGGACCCCGCTGGCACCTGGAGGCTCCCGCGGGGGCAGTACTCGGTCAGGATGCAGATGTTCGGGGGGTCGGTGCAGGCGCCGATGAAGCGGGTCAGGTGCTCGTTTTGGATGTCCCGCATCTAGGGGACAGCGGGCTGTGGGGCCGGGCTCTGCCCCGCTCCGGGGaccctgccccgtgccccgtcccccccaccccccccagctccaCCTACGTGCTTCAGCTCGAACAAGACCTTGCGCGTCAGCTCGATCCGCTTGCGGTTGAGGTGCTTCACGGCCACCAAGTTGCCCTGGGGGCAGGCGAGGTGGTGGGCGCCGGGTGGGCGGGGGGCACCCGGTGGGGTGGTGGGCGCCCCGCTCCCGTGCCCCCATACCTTGTAGTACGCCGTCTTGGCGTAGACCTGGAACTGCCCCTCTGTGGTCATCAGCGAGCCGTAGTTGGAGCCCCTCTGCGGGAAGCACGCGGGGTGAGCtcgtccctgtccctgtccctgtccctgtccctgtccccgtccctgtccccactgTCGGGGGGGGTCTGGGGATGTTTTGGGCGCTCACCAGCGAGAGCGTGAGCTTGCTCCCGGCGCTGCGCAGGTGCTTCTCCAGGCTGCTCATCTGCACGTCCTCCCAGCGGATGCGCCACAGCTCGGCCgccagctccttctccagctgcagcttcctGCAGCGGGAGGGCAGGATGAGACCCCCGGGGGTCCCCCAACCCCCTGGGGCACACAGGgccgccccctccctccccggccCGGTACCCGCACCTGTAGATGAAGAAGGAGATGATGGTGATGGCCAGGAGGATCAGGCTGACCACGAGGGACAGCACCTCCAGGGTGCTCAGGCTGGCTGCGGGGTGAGAGGAGGGCGGTGAGGGGCTCGTGGgcgccccagcccctgccccgacGGGGGTCTCCCCCCGCCGACCCCCCGCCGCTCACCCTTGTGGCACTGCGGGTCGCTGTTGTCAAAGCCGCAGGGGGGGACGTCGGAGGGAACCTTGTTCCCCGGCCAGTGGATCTCGCGCCCCGGCACCATGTGGATCTTCTTGGTGGTGCCGTTGTAGTTGGCCACGATCTGGGATGGGGACGAGGCGCGGGTGGGACGAGGCCCCCGGTAGCCCCCTGGGGACCGAGGTGGCCCCGCGCTGGGGCCGGCTCTCACCTGGAAGTCACCGCGCACCGGGTCCATGTCCCACAGGGAGTAGTCGCTCTCCCGGTCCCCGTTCTCGTCGATCTTCAGGAAGCCGGTGACGCCTGGGGACGGAGGGCGAGGGGCTCGGGGACAAGCCAGGGACCCCAGCCAGGGGCATGGGGCCAGCGCTGGCGGGGATGGTGGCTCCGTCGTGCCCCGGGCTGTAAATCTCCATCCCGCTGGCTCCGATCCCAAAATACCAGCCTGGGAGCACAGTGGAcgggcagcacccagccctgctggggctggggccgggctggggccAGGGACAGGTTGGGGACAGGTTGGGGACAGGTTGGTGCCCACCGTAGAAGGTCCGGTTCCACATCTGGCGGGTGATGGCGGAGGCGTTGGTGATGGAGCCACCCCGCTCCAGCGTCTCGTTGACGGCCTGGGCGTAGAGCAGCACCCCGTCGTGGAAGGCAGCCGCGATGAAGTTCATCTGGGGGCACggagctggctggggacagggcacaGCCGGGGACCCGCATCCTCTcgtccccagcagccccaggtccctttgtccccagccccatccctgtcTCCACTTATTGTCCCCAACgtccccagctccatcccatgtccccgtgtccctgcctCCATCCCCTGTCCCTCCGTACCCAGCTCCGTGCCGTGTCCCCAGCTCCACCgctgtcccccagcagccccagcccgtgCCCCCCACCTTTCCCAGCGCGGTCCCCGTGCCCTACCAAGCCGTCCTTCATGGTGTAGTTGAAGTGGGTGAGCGCCTCCTCCTTGAGCCGGGCCAGGAAGGGC is part of the Oxyura jamaicensis isolate SHBP4307 breed ruddy duck chromosome 25 unlocalized genomic scaffold, BPBGC_Ojam_1.0 oxy25_random_OJ72540, whole genome shotgun sequence genome and harbors:
- the NPR1 gene encoding atrial natriuretic peptide receptor 1 — protein: MLQAWREGLTRGDYAFFYIDIFGASLQGSHFPEPQRPWKRGDRDDASARQAFEAVTIITYKEPENPEYRPFLARLKEEALTHFNYTMKDGLMNFIAAAFHDGVLLYAQAVNETLERGGSITNASAITRQMWNRTFYGVTGFLKIDENGDRESDYSLWDMDPVRGDFQIVANYNGTTKKIHMVPGREIHWPGNKVPSDVPPCGFDNSDPQCHKASLSTLEVLSLVVSLILLAITIISFFIYRKLQLEKELAAELWRIRWEDVQMSSLEKHLRSAGSKLTLSLRGSNYGSLMTTEGQFQVYAKTAYYKGNLVAVKHLNRKRIELTRKVLFELKHMRDIQNEHLTRFIGACTDPPNICILTEYCPRGSLQDILENESITLDWMFRYSLTHDIVKGMQFLHNGVIISHGNLKSSNCVVDSRFVLKITDYGLESFRAAPDGEDSHALFAKKLWTAPELLRMEAPPARGSQKGDVYSFGIILQEIALRNGVFYVEGMDLSPKEIIERVKSGERPSFRPSASVGCHLEELGQLMQHCWAENVLERPDFNQIKVQLRKFNRESSSNILDNLLSRMEQYANNLEELVEERTQAYLEEKRKAEALLYQILPHSVAEQLKRGETVQAEAFESVTIYFSDIVGFTALSAESTPMQVVTLLNDLYTCFDAIIDNFDVYKVETIGDAYMVVSGLPVRNGKLHAREVARMALALLDAVRSFRIRHRPQQQLKLRIGIHTGQRGRGTRVGRGG